From the genome of Triticum aestivum cultivar Chinese Spring chromosome 3B, IWGSC CS RefSeq v2.1, whole genome shotgun sequence, one region includes:
- the LOC123067338 gene encoding uncharacterized protein, with the protein MKEDCWEALVDMWCDAAWQARHVEKGNDRAKMTGPAHVQGSRNLIALKQHMEAKVGRPVHILEAWKEGHKGKDGAEFCSESAEEKWGTFKKVFQEVHGQEAEPTSKPLDPELLIIAGQGNGHGRHLLCNEAIATSSHRKLHEIRASSTSSTPSIRSRPTAASHEIARLKDLMAQRAVEEEQRRKAEEESREKERAYTNNRLKMLEDQLQGSEKK; encoded by the exons ATGAAGGAGGATTGTTGGGAGGCCCTGGTTGACATGTGGTGTGACGCAGCATGGCAGGCACGACATGTGGAGAAGGGAAATGATCGAGCCAAAATGACAGGCCCGGCTCATGTCCAGGGGAGCCGGAACCTAATCGCTCTCAAGCAACACATG GAGGCGAAGGTTGGTCGCCCGGTCCACATCCTGGAAGCCTGGAAAGAAGGCCACAAGGGGAAGGATGGCGCCGAGTTCTGCAGCGAGTCGGCGGAGGAGAAGTGGGGGACCTTTAAAAAGGTCTTCCAGGAGGTGCACGGGCAGGAAGCCGAACCTACGTCCAAGCCCCTTGATCCTGAGCTTCTCATCATTGCTGGCCAGGGGAATGGCCATGGCCGCCACCTCCTTTGCAACGAGGCGATCGCCACCTCCTCGCATCGCAAGCTGCACGAGATACGCGCGTCGAGCACCAGCTCAACTCCGTCCATACGGAGTCGCCCAACCGCCGCATCACATGAGATAGCGCGTCTCAAG GATTTAATGGCGCAGCGGGCTGTTGAAGAGGAGCAAAGGAGGAAGGCTGAGGAGGagtccagagaaaaggaacggGCATACACTAACAATAGGTTAAAGATGCTTGAGGATCAACTACAG GGATCAGAAAAGAAATAG